CGCTTTGAGCCGAGCTTGGGGGAAAACTCCCGTCTCGTCCTGATCCTTCCCGTGATGCTGCTGCTTGGACTGGCAGGTGTTTTCGCCGGACTCTTCCTCATTCCCCTGAACGCGGCGCTGCAAGCGGAATCGGATCCCGACAAACTCGGCAAGACAATCGCCACCCAGAATGTGATGGATAATTTGGGCATGATCCTGGCCGCGCTGATGGTGCTGGCCTGTGTGAAGTTTCAGTTGGGCGCCAGCCAAGTCTTTCTCGTTCTCGCGGTCGTGATCGCCGCGGTCACAGCCTGGCTGCGTATTCCCGAAACGAAGGCCAGGCCGGAGCAAGCTGGCGACGCGCAGCCCTAGCCCGACTATTTCGTGCACGAGACGCCCGGTGAGGACACCGGGCCTAAAAACATAAAGGCAGTCGTGATGGTAGGCCGCGTGCCCTCACGCGGCGCACGGTCGCGGATGCAAGCGGCGTCTGGAATATCCGGCCAAGTCCGGAGGCCGCTACTCCACGCACAAGACCGGCGCGCCCAAGACTTCCGTCCTGGGGCGAATGCCGAGGCCGGGAGCGTGGGAAGCAGACATGAATCCTTCGCGCCGCGTCGGAGCTCCCTCCGCAGTGGAAACCGTGACGTAACTGTTGAAATCGGTGGTGCTGAACAGGAGCTCAGGGGGCGTGCTCTGCGCCAAATGCGCGATGGCCGCCGTGGCCACGTCCCCGCCCCAGCTATCCTCCAAGGTCATGGCCAGCCCCAGTTGCACACACAAGTCGCGGACGGCTTTGATTTTGGTCAAGCCACCCAGTTTGCTGATCTTCAGGTTGACGATGTCCGCCGCCAAGTCGTTGGTGGCGCGGAGAAGCATTTCCATGCTGTCCACCAATTCATCCAACACCATCGGCTGCGCGATCATGCGTCTCACCGCCAGGCATTCGGCATAGGTCGCGCAGGGTTGCTCGATGTACACATCCACGTCCTGCACGGCCTTCGCCACGCGGATGGCCTCATGTTGAATCCAGCCTGTGTTGGCATCGGCCACAAGACGGTCTCCGGATTGGAGTTGGGCCGCGGCCGCCCGGATGCGGGCAATGTCGGTGTCGGGATGGCCCCCAACCTTCAGTTGGAACCGCCGATAGCCTTCCCCCCGGTACCGGGCGATTTTCTCCGCCATCTTGTCCGGGGCTTCTTGCGAGATGGCTCGATAGAGCGGCACCGAATCCCCGTACCGGCCTCCCAGTAATTCGCACACCGGCAATTGCGCAGACTGTCCCAAGAGATCCCAGCAGGCGATGTCGATGCCGCTCTTGACGTAGGGATGCCCTTTCAACACCGCATCCATGTGCCGGTTAAGCTTGAGCAACTGGCGGGGATCTTCCCCGATCAAGTGAGGACCCAATTCACGCAAGCCCGCGCGGACGCCTTCGGCATAAGCGGGAAGATAGAAGGGGCCCAAAGGACAGACTTCGCCATGTCCAACCAGGCCGGTGTCCGTTTCCACCCGGACGATGGTGCTGTCGAAGACTTGAACCGATTTGCCACCCGACCACTGATAGGTGGTCTCATGAAGCGGCAATTCGACGCGAAACGCGAGAAGACGGCGGATGCGCAAGCGAGGGTCGCTCAGGGTTCGGCGAGCAGCTTTTCCACTTTGTCGGCGAGACCTTCGCGGGCGTTCAAATCTCGCACAAGCCCCTTCTTGTCCACCAGCCACATGGCGGGAATGCTGTTGATGCCATAAGCCACTCCGAAGTCATTCTTCCAGCCTTTGCCGTCAAAGTATTGAACCCAAGGCATTTTTTGCTCCGCGACAAAATCCACCAAGTCCTTCTTATTATTGTCGAAGCTGATGCCGACAATTTCGAATCCCTTGGGGTTGAGCTTGCGGTAAGCTTCAAGCACGTTGGGAAGTTCGGCGACACAGGGACCGCACCAGGTGGCCCAGAAATCGACCAGAACGACCTTGCCTTTCATGTTGGCGACATTGACATCCCGGCCATCGACCGCTTTGAAGTTCATCGGGAGAGGTTTGCCCAACGTTTCGTACTTCTTGGCAAGCGCCTTGGCTTGATCCTTGACCTCATCCTCGGCCGGGCTGGCCAAAATTTCCTTGATCAGGACGGAGGCGCGATCGGCCTCAGCGTTGGCAGCCACTTCAAGCAACATGGCGTAGGGCTCTCCGCGCTTGGGAAACTCGACCATGAGTTTG
The sequence above is a segment of the Verrucomicrobiota bacterium genome. Coding sequences within it:
- a CDS encoding mandelate racemase: MRIRRLLAFRVELPLHETTYQWSGGKSVQVFDSTIVRVETDTGLVGHGEVCPLGPFYLPAYAEGVRAGLRELGPHLIGEDPRQLLKLNRHMDAVLKGHPYVKSGIDIACWDLLGQSAQLPVCELLGGRYGDSVPLYRAISQEAPDKMAEKIARYRGEGYRRFQLKVGGHPDTDIARIRAAAAQLQSGDRLVADANTGWIQHEAIRVAKAVQDVDVYIEQPCATYAECLAVRRMIAQPMVLDELVDSMEMLLRATNDLAADIVNLKISKLGGLTKIKAVRDLCVQLGLAMTLEDSWGGDVATAAIAHLAQSTPPELLFSTTDFNSYVTVSTAEGAPTRREGFMSASHAPGLGIRPRTEVLGAPVLCVE
- a CDS encoding TlpA family protein disulfide reductase; amino-acid sequence: MRFSNLRPNFNRLSKLTLAASATLLGFSLSPGGSCPGLLPAVQAADKAAPADEAWKEVEKAVRPPNFPPEWQKQRPSREEYAKVVVPHALAAAAKAKEFFTQHASHPKAGEAKRFHEGMLETAANLGSDEATQLIAKLETEKLNDKSMPEDERFQIRTKSIQRAAMAKQSGGMTAVFAEFEAGIRKLMVEFPKRGEPYAMLLEVAANAEADRASVLIKEILASPAEDEVKDQAKALAKKYETLGKPLPMNFKAVDGRDVNVANMKGKVVLVDFWATWCGPCVAELPNVLEAYRKLNPKGFEIVGISFDNNKKDLVDFVAEQKMPWVQYFDGKGWKNDFGVAYGINSIPAMWLVDKKGLVRDLNAREGLADKVEKLLAEP